agtgggtgaggaaacaaacgcgcgttaatgacatcctagtcgaaatctagaggaagaaacgggcttgggcaaaAGCATGTAATGCAAAGCCAAGATagccgctgctccttaagggtaacggagtggattcaaagagaaagtaggcgtagcaggaggcggcagaaggttaggttggctgatgagattaggaggtttgcaggcacagggcgggcgcagctggcaaaggacagaaatggcaaaggcctttgccctgcagtcagcgtagtcaggctgatgatgagcgTTTCTGGAGAAGCTTAATCATTTgggctgtcatttttttttattaggatGTGGAATTTTAAAGTATTTCGATTCCCGGAAAACACCGCCGCTTAATAATGAAACATACTGAAATTTTTAGAGCACCCTGTTTACTGCGAAAAAGTTTCTTTTTAGTATAGCCCCAGCTGCGGTGATTATTCAACTCGCGCTCATTGGCCTCTTCATGCTACCGCAGGACGAGGCCTGCAGACACCGACACCAACGTAGCCTCTCTTTTCCTTAGGGCCGTTTCAAATGCAGCATCAGCAGCGGAATAGCCCTGCGTACTCGCGGGCATCGACGAGCGTGTTTTGGCGAGTGCTTTAATGTTCGGAGCATATCCAGTAACCTCCTTCGATACGACACTTCCCTTTGTTACTGTTTACACAGGCTCTGCAGAAAATTTGAGAAATACAGATGGTCCAGTCCTGTTATTCTTGTACTTGCCCCAGGAATGGGCAAGTTCCTGCTCGTCCATAAAGTTTTACGTCCTTTCAAGAGTGCGCAACTGCGGCTGCCACGAAGTTTGCTTGGTGGTACGACTTTCGAGGTAAACGGCAGGGCTATTTTTCCCCTGTGCACGAATAGGCAGCTGCAGCAACGCACGGCAATGCGGTGCGCCACGTAGCCAAGCAATGCCGTATTGTGGTGTAGCAAGTGTATCTGGCTACCACTAATATAAGTTTACTTATAAACTCGCGCTTCACAAAGGGTGTCCTGCGTAGTTATCTCGATGTACTGACTTCTAGCTACTACAGGTGATTTTCTTCCGAATAGCCGTAACATCAAAATTTATGTCTAGCTCTTGGACACTATTAAAGTTATCTAGAATAACTGGAATAACAGCAAATGGGCTTTCGATAGTGTGGATATCGTGTTCTGCGATGGCGCCTAACCCACTTGAGGTAGCAGGCGCCTTTAATGATTAATAGCCGGTGCCGGGACAGCTATCACCGCAATTTTCTCCCAGAGGACGGCAGAAAAAATGGTTGCTTTAGACTGATAGTTGAGGGAGTCACTTTCTCTAGGAAAAACGGCGTCTCTTGGGCATACTGTATGATGAACGAATATTCCCCTGATGGGCTTGAGTCAAGGAGCACACGTTGGTAAATTAAtgggtttatgtgggtttaacgtcccaaagcgactcaggcgatgaaagacgccgtagtgaaggtctctgaaaatttcgaccacctgaggatgtttaacgtacactgacatcgcactgtacacgggcctttagaattacGCCTCCGCTATAACCATACGCCGAGCGCTATAAGCaatgaaccaccacggcggcaaGTTGCTAAGTAAATTAGCACATTACAGGTTTTTCCACTTCCGACGGTATACCTCCAGTTACGCTAAGAAGGGGAGCACTTACCATGCAAGACAGGCGAGAGGTGGGCTACAACATTCATTATCGCTGACCCCTGTGACAGGGTGAAAACCGCGGTTGTATGTCTATTCTGACCTTTCTTCTAGAATACTCCTTCCTCAGTGTACTGCCGTCTCTATATCAGGCGCATTGTGCAATCTGCCTTTACTATTTTGCTGTTAAACGTTCAGCATCAAAGTATCATCTTGGCAGCAGATGTTTTAAAGAAACCTAAGCCTGTCGTTAACCACCAGTTTgaagaaacacaacaagaaattGAGATGTGGGCGTTACTAGGCGATGTTTATTTTTGCAATGTACGAATGCCCGTTTTGACTCTCTTCTTTTCACACACCTCCAAATCAACGCTCAGCCCGACCACGGTCCTTGACCGTAAGCGGCCGGGGAAAGGTAGGCAGGCACAGGTGACGACGCTGACTTGGCCACAACGGGAGCGCGGACTGGTCTGGCGTTGAAGGTGGCGTCGGCGCTGTAACCGGGTGCGGTGCCTGGCTCGTTGGTGTCGACAGTGGCCCGGAAGCCATTGGCGTCAGCCACGTAAGTGACCCGCCGGTAGATGCCGTAGGCGTCCCGGTAGCCGTACGACCCGGTCTTCACGTTATTCGAGTCTCCCTGTTCCTTGTGGTAGGACTGCGTTCCGTACTCGTCCACATTGTCGTAGCCGAAGCTGTATGGCTGCGGCGGCTGCAGGTGACGTTTGAGGAATTAAAATTGCCGGCAAACAACTAATGGCTTGCTTTACGTGTTGCTATTCCCCACGTCCAACCTTCTTGGACAACAATTTTCAATACtgaaaaattgtaaggcactTTTATGGAAGTACTAAAAGTGATGGTCCATTTTTACGATGCGTAGTAAAGCCTTTTCAAGTTTTTTCATCGCTCGAACAGAGCAGTCAagcctgccatagaaaaccaacagggaacgcttttgacgatcgcaaaaaAGTTGATAGCAAAAGAACGCAAGCCTTTTGACAAAAGATCTGCGGGATTttgattattatagtgaaatattacaatacatgaaaaaaagcGTTCATAAACTATTTGCCGTTCAAAATTGtattgtccagaatttttgggtacaGGTAAAGAAGGTACTGACTCATCTGCCTACCATCGAAGGCGTTCTGACTTCCTCGGCAGGGCTCACCGTATGGAAACATCTGATTGCCTACTCCGAGTGTTCAATAGACGGGGATATTATTGTCATTCCTTGTCTAAGCACGAGAGGAGGTATCTTAACCAATTAGCCCGAGACAGATCTCCGCTTCACTTGGAGCTTCCAGTGAGCAGACGATATCTGATCAAGTTGTGAATTATAAGTCATTTAGTTATAAAGATACTTGTGATTTATTTGCTTCGAAAAACTTCATTATTCGTATAATAATAAGGAAAAAAACGTAAAACGAACCGAAGAGGCTTGACTGGTGCAATTATCTATAGTACCGAACAGAGTATGCGCTAAACGCCGTCATTTAACACAACGGAGTTTGAATTCACAGCTGTTGAACTAGCCGAAAATTCCCCGGAAATAACAGTGAAGATCGGTGCGCGGTTCAAATAGGGAGAAACAGAAGTGAAGGGAAAATAATGTACATTCCAAGCGCATGTTTCAGCGCTTAAATAAACTCACTCCTAGGCTGTAAACCAATTGCTCGGTATCCAGACTCAACGTACGTAAAATGGCTCAGCCGTGGAGACGCCCGGTGTAGCGGCTGCGGCGATGAGCGGACCTCTGTAGCCGGCGTAGAAGTTGCCCTGAGGACCGTACGGGCCCTCAGCGAAAGCGAGAGAGAAAAGGGAAGCGACCAGGACCTGAATCATTGAAAAACGGTGAGCGATCCCGCTCCCACACCTTGATGCAACACACAACATCCCACTCGAAAGCGGCCACTGGTGTGATGAAGTCCGAAATTGGTAAACAATTTGCGTCAGTACTGCAAATGGATATTTTCCGCTGCGTTTCTTTTTAGAGAAGGTGATTGCTTCAGTTCGCCACAGTTCGATCGCTATAAGTGCGACACTCGCCAATTGATATACGCTGTTAGCCTGAAGTCTACTTtctttctctgaaaaaaaaaacattaggcaTGCGGGAACACAGAAATCGTTAAATTCGAATATTGATAGCATTTGAAGCGGACACACCAGCACAAAAATCTGACACATTGAAGGACGAAGTGAAACCATCTGTAGCTAATAGGGACTTCATTAGATTAAACCCTGGACTAAATACACAACTTTACACAAAGCTATACTTGTGAGCAAATTAGGTATAGAGGACGTTTGATGAAATAAAGCTTAGGTACCAACCTTGGCAATCATTGTTTTTGATAGCACTAAACCTACCACAAAATATTCTATGTATGGTCTAGGACACTTTGCTTGTGCTTAGGCTGAGACAAGCAGTGTTAGAGCAATGTGACTTCTTTGCCGGCATGTCGCGAATTTTATAACGCGTAAGAAAGGGCCTTCCGCAGCACATCCTCTTTCCGTTTTCTGGTGTCGTGGCGGGACTAGGAAGCCACCagactggttttattttt
The Amblyomma americanum isolate KBUSLIRL-KWMA chromosome 3, ASM5285725v1, whole genome shotgun sequence genome window above contains:
- the LOC144123010 gene encoding cuticle protein 10.9-like translates to MIAKVLVASLFSLAFAEGPYGPQGNFYAGYRGPLIAAAATPGVSTAEPFYPPQPYSFGYDNVDEYGTQSYHKEQGDSNNVKTGSYGYRDAYGIYRRVTYVADANGFRATVDTNEPGTAPGYSADATFNARPVRAPVVAKSASSPVPAYLSPAAYGQGPWSG